A single window of Gammaproteobacteria bacterium DNA harbors:
- a CDS encoding ABC transporter ATP-binding protein: MSALIEIRDVSKSYERGRQRIEVLHRIDLDVPPGDFLALMGPSGSGKTTLLNMIAGIDTPSAGSITVAGRRIDTLSATELARWRAAHVGFIFQFYNLLPMLTAQRNVELPLLLTRLSAAQRRHNARIALELVGLGDRVGHRPGELSGGQQQRVAIARAIVSDPTLLVCDEPTGDLDRHSAEEVLTLLQRLNREYGKTMIMVTHDPRAAEYARRVLHLDKGSLVGADASA; the protein is encoded by the coding sequence ATGTCGGCATTGATCGAGATCCGCGACGTCAGCAAGTCCTACGAGCGCGGCCGCCAGCGCATCGAAGTGCTGCATCGCATCGATCTCGACGTGCCCCCGGGGGACTTCCTCGCCCTGATGGGGCCGTCCGGCTCGGGCAAGACGACGCTGCTCAACATGATCGCGGGCATCGATACGCCGAGCGCCGGGAGCATCACTGTCGCGGGCCGGCGCATCGACACCCTTTCCGCCACCGAGCTGGCGCGCTGGCGCGCGGCGCATGTGGGGTTCATCTTCCAGTTCTACAACCTGCTGCCGATGCTGACGGCGCAGAGGAACGTCGAGCTGCCGCTGCTGCTGACGCGATTGAGCGCGGCGCAGCGGCGGCACAACGCGCGCATCGCGCTCGAGCTGGTCGGCCTGGGCGATCGCGTCGGGCACCGCCCCGGCGAGCTGTCGGGCGGGCAGCAGCAGCGCGTCGCCATCGCGCGCGCCATCGTGTCGGATCCGACCCTGCTGGTGTGCGACGAGCCCACCGGCGATCTCGACCGCCACTCGGCCGAGGAAGTGCTGACCCTGCTGCAGCGCCTCAACCGCGAGTACGGCAAGACGATGATCATGGTGACCCACGATCCGCGGGCCGCGGAATACGCCCGGCGCGTGCTGCACCTCGACAAGGGATCGCTGGTCGGGGCGGACGCGTCCGCCTGA